The following are encoded together in the Chaetodon auriga isolate fChaAug3 chromosome 4, fChaAug3.hap1, whole genome shotgun sequence genome:
- the zfp91 gene encoding uncharacterized protein zfp91 isoform X2 has protein sequence MERAGDRTGDVNKGEAPAEDKAAEQTPTTSTTVTPRRGLRERGAGRPRSGVSASLTDVNGAASSPQSSGRVLRDRSTRAVPAWLKDTKSDDDEDEPSPDTGATKRRKVSNSRRKKNLESAGSAEAGGGVAGDSLQGTDSEDPKKPETDAQALPSRRPPAQVRAKPPSGRAVRGSAKPVCKTEPGMENPAAVEGELNIKEKYEIKKKEKESEDVAEPVLDDEDPPFQDDPQDSNYQPQSQSDVEEEEGLSTDEDVPFRDDLNDQSYDPKAERDVPKPKRRAPPRQKEKKEKEKAPKKEKEVAEIKVEGSDNLESVDEEVKLEEETVEDPDGPRKRGRRKKDDKTPRLPKRRKKPPVQYVRCEMEGCGTVLAHPRYLQHHIKYQHLLKKKYVCPHPSCGRLFRLQKQLLRHAKHHTDQRDYICEFCARAFKSSHNLAVHRMIHTGEKPLQCEICGFTCRQKASLNWHMKKHDADATYQFSCSICGKKFEKKDCVVAHKAKSHPEVLIAEALAANAGALITTPASLLELPGHPMQADVTGLDVSQIGQDGQVDQMSQEGQIGQQVAQVSQMGHVAQQVSHQVVLLGQDQSLHTMQVPVTIALSPIDPPSPADNQQQTHLQLQMPVQFVQAAQQPQQPQIQQLTLHSSSVVTQHQPQLQPLHSYSSQPQNQGQTQILQMTLQPVSPSQTHIQQIPILATSQQLQTLHTAAPSPPLLSPTHPQSQDPASTNGDSFILDNPVISSSSQSVSSLQQTEVVGEDRVVWEQTGQAEALSDSTERHVQQALM, from the exons ATGGAACGGGCCGGTGACCGAACCGGAGATGTAAATAAAGGCGAAGCGCCGGCGGAGGACAAGGCCGCGGAGCAGACCCCGACCACCAGTACGACCGTCACCCCGCGGAGGGGGCTCAGAGAGCGGGGGGCGGGCCGCCCGAGGTCCGGTGTCTCCGCTTCATTAACGGACGTTAACGGGGCAGCGTCGAGCCCGCAGAGCTCGGGACGGGTTTTAAGAGACAGGTCGACGAGGGCAGTACCGGCCTGGCTGAAGGACACCAAGAGCGACGACGACGAGGACGAACCGAGCCCGGACACCGGTGCGACCAAGCGGAGGAAAGTTTCCAACTCGAGGCGGAAGAAAAATTTGGAATCAGCGGGTTCGGCTGAGGCTGGAGGGGGGGTCGCAGGTGACAGCCTTCAAGGCACAGA ctcagaggacCCCAAGAAACCTGAAACAGATGCACAAG CTCTTCCCTCCAGACGCCCCCCAGCCCAGGTTCGTGCCAAGCCCCCATCTGGCAGGGCTGTCCGCGGCTCTGCCAAGCCTGTGTGTAAGACCGAACCTGGAATGGAGAATCCAGCTG cagtggaaggagaattaaacattaaagagAAGTATGAAAT taaaaagaaggagaaggaaagcGAGGATGTTGCTGAGCCAGTCTTGGATGATGAAGACCCTCCTTTTCAGGATGACCCACAGGACAGCAACTACCAGCCACAGAGTCAGAG TGAcgtagaggaggaagagggccTCAGCACTGATGAAGATGTTCCTTTTAGAGATGACCTAAATGACCAGAGCTACGACCCAAAGgctgagag ggATGTCCCTAAACCAAAGCGCAGAGCTCCTCcgagacagaaggagaagaaagagaaagagaaggcacctaaaaaagagaaggaggttGCTGAGATAAAGGTAGAAGGTTCGGACAACTTGGAGAGTGTGGACGAGGAAGTGAAGCTAGAGGAAGAGACGGTGGAGGACCCAGATGGACCCAGGAA GAGAGGCCGGCGgaaaaaagatgacaaaacGCCGCGGCTGCCAAAGAGACG GAAGAAGCCTCCAGTGCAGTATGTGCGCTGTGAAATGGAAGGATGTGGGACAGTCCTGGCCCATCCTCGCTACCTACAG CACCATATAAAGTATCAGCACTTGCTCAAGAAGAAGTACGTTTGTCCTCACCCGTCTTGTGGGAGGCTTTTCCGCCtacagaagcagctgctgcGTCATGCAAAGCACCACACAG ACCAGAGGGACTACATCTGCGAGTTCTGTGCTCGTGCCTTCAAGAGCTCCCACAACCTGGCTGTGCACCGCATGATTCACACGGGAGAGAAGCCCCTACA GTGTGAAATCTGTGGCTTTACGTGTCGTCAGAAGGCGTCTCTCAACTGGCACATGAAGAAGCACGATGCTGATGCCACTTATCAGTTCTCCTGCTCCATATGTGGCAAGAAGTTTGAGAAGAAGGACTGTGTGGTGGCCCATAAGGCCAAAAGTCATCCCGAGGTGCTAATTGCTGAGGCGTTGGCAGCCAATGCTGGCGCCCTCATCACAACCCCTGCCTCCCTGCTGGAGCTGCCAGGACACCCCATGCAAGCAGACGTCACCGGCCTGGACGTGAGCCAAATAGGGCAGGACGGGCAGGTGGACCAGATGAGCCAGGAAGGGCAAATTGGCCAACAAGTGGCTCAGGTGTCCCAGATGGGTCATGTGGCCCAGCAAGTGAGTCACCAGGTGGTTTTACTGGGACAAGACCAGAGCCTCCATACCATGCAGGTGCCGGTGACGATTGCCCTGTCCCCCATCGACCCCCCTTCGCCGGCTGACAACCAGCAGCAGACTCACCTCCAGCTCCAGATGCCCGTCCAGTTTGTGCAGGCCgctcagcagccacagcagccccAAATCCAACAACTGACCCTCCATTCTAGCTCAGTGGTGACCCAGCATCAACCCCAGCTCCAGCCTCTTCACTCGtactcctcccagccgcagaaCCAGGGCCAGACACAAATCCTCCAAATGACCCTCCAGCCGGTCAGCCCGTCTCAGACCCACATTCAGCAGATCCCCATTCTAGCGACttctcagcagcttcagaccCTGCACACAGCCGCCCCGAGcccgcctctcctctccccaaCCCATCCCCAGTCCCAGGATCCGGCCTCGACCAACGGGGACAGCTTTATTCTGGACAATCCGGTGATCTCGTCTTcctctcagtcagtcagctcCCTTCAGCAGACAGAAGTTGTGGGGGAGGACAGGGTGGTCTGGGAGCAGACGGGACAAGCGGAAGCTCTGTCGGACAGCACTGAGAGACATGTGCAGCAGGCCCTCATGTAA
- the cntf gene encoding ciliary neurotrophic factor, producing MAARRTRRFTGPDVSRTTAARAAAIAEQLHHECSILLELYRKKESFTADVPVADGRLVSVPPPSNQLDTRDKLWRLHSALLQCRSLLERAIAKEEEELGNGNKAEYETQRKMVKDRLSLLLINTGELLKAVDGTAVLTPSMEGLELDGPTVLFELKVWVYRIFKEVDYWTKTAITTLQALPSVTAKERVRTTRVRSTRSARR from the exons ATGGCAGCCAGGCGGACCAGGCGCTTCACCGGCCCGGATGTGAGCAGGACCACCGCGGCCCGGGCTGCTGCTATAGCCGAGCAGCTGCACCATGAGTGCTCCATCTTACTGGAACTTTAT agaaagaaggagagctTCACTGCAGATGTGCCAGTGGCGGACGGCCGTCTGGTGTCCGTCCCTCCTCCTTCCAACCAGCTGGACACCAGGGACAAGCTGTGGCGTCTCCACTCTGCTCTACTGCAGTGCCGCAGTTTGCTGGAGAGAGCCATCgccaaagaggaagaggagctgggCAATGGGAATAAGGCCGAGTACGAGACCCAGAGGAAGATGGTTAAGGACAGACTGTCGCTTCTCTTAATCAACACTGGAGAACTCCTCAAAGCTGTTGATGGCACGGCGGTCCTGACTCCCAGCATGGAGGGATTGGAG TTAGACGGCCCGACTGTCCTGTTTGAGCTGAAGGTTTGGGTTTACCGGATCTTCAAAGAGGTGGACTACTGGACCAAGACGGCCATCACCACCCTGCAGGCCCTGCCCTCGGTGACAGCCAAGGAGCGAGTGAGAACCACGCGAGTCAGGAGCACGAGAAGCGCTCGGAGATGA
- the LOC143320150 gene encoding uncharacterized protein LOC143320150 has product MNSLVGYGVSSDSDSDGDVGDVNNGGVGSVKETGDQASAVKRTRNFLLEAGSASSDSESEPEPEEEDPEPSSSPPRELQTPASSAACLPAPRLGSLTPNKLPPPSLNTSSDSSVFANPFKAQADQKLSALQKHVPLTMQAKPSQIGGKRMCVSYRKDGRCRFGIKCKFAHDSDLQTPVTPTSCHPPGSDDMPDSDQVESHAGGPCCGGSQNLQKEIKEEESGGQQVKKRKVGLSNTLIPPKRAMKQYAMQKDRERINMS; this is encoded by the exons ATGAACTCCCTCGTTGGCTACGGAGTGTCCTCGGACTCTGACAGCGACGGAGATGTAGGGGATGTAAACAACGGCGGAGTTGG TTCTGTTAAGGAAACTGGTGATCAGGCTTCAGCTGTCAAAAGGACACGCAACTTCTTACTGGAGGCTGGTTCAGCTTCCAGTGACTctgagagtgaaccagaaccagaggaagaggacccAGAGCCCTCTTCATCACCACCACGAGAACTCCAAACACCAGCATCTTctgcagcctgcctgcctgctcctCGCCTGGGTTCCCTCACCCCCAATAAGCTACCCCCTCCTTCTCTAAATACCTCctctgacagcagtgtgtttgccAACCCTTTCAAGGCTCAGGCGGACCAGAAGCTCAGCGCCTTGCAGAAACACGTCCCCCTCACAATGCAGGCTAAACCCTCTCAAATAGGAGGTAAAAGGATGTGTGTGTCATACAGGAAAGACGGAAGGTGCAGGTTTGGGATTAAATGCAAGTTCGCTCATGACAGTGACCTCCAGACCCCGGTCACTCCCACCTCCTGTCATCCACCTGGGAGTGACGACATGCCAGATTCAGATCAAGTTGAGTCACATGCAGGTGGCCCGTGTTGTGGAGGATCCCAGAACCTCCAGAAGGAAATAAAGGAGGAAGAGTCAGGAGGGCAGcaagtgaagaagaggaaggttGGACTGAGTAACACCTTAATTCCTCCTAAACGAGCTATGAAGCAGTATGCCATGCAAAAAGACAGAGAGCGCATCAATATGTCCTGA
- the zfp91 gene encoding uncharacterized protein zfp91 isoform X1 has product MERAGDRTGDVNKGEAPAEDKAAEQTPTTSTTVTPRRGLRERGAGRPRSGVSASLTDVNGAASSPQSSGRVLRDRSTRAVPAWLKDTKSDDDEDEPSPDTGATKRRKVSNSRRKKNLESAGSAEAGGGVAGDSLQGTDSEDPKKPETDAQALPSRRPPAQVRAKPPSGRAVRGSAKPVCKTEPGMENPAGEQPVDTVEGELNIKEKYEIKKKEKESEDVAEPVLDDEDPPFQDDPQDSNYQPQSQSDVEEEEGLSTDEDVPFRDDLNDQSYDPKAERDVPKPKRRAPPRQKEKKEKEKAPKKEKEVAEIKVEGSDNLESVDEEVKLEEETVEDPDGPRKRGRRKKDDKTPRLPKRRKKPPVQYVRCEMEGCGTVLAHPRYLQHHIKYQHLLKKKYVCPHPSCGRLFRLQKQLLRHAKHHTDQRDYICEFCARAFKSSHNLAVHRMIHTGEKPLQCEICGFTCRQKASLNWHMKKHDADATYQFSCSICGKKFEKKDCVVAHKAKSHPEVLIAEALAANAGALITTPASLLELPGHPMQADVTGLDVSQIGQDGQVDQMSQEGQIGQQVAQVSQMGHVAQQVSHQVVLLGQDQSLHTMQVPVTIALSPIDPPSPADNQQQTHLQLQMPVQFVQAAQQPQQPQIQQLTLHSSSVVTQHQPQLQPLHSYSSQPQNQGQTQILQMTLQPVSPSQTHIQQIPILATSQQLQTLHTAAPSPPLLSPTHPQSQDPASTNGDSFILDNPVISSSSQSVSSLQQTEVVGEDRVVWEQTGQAEALSDSTERHVQQALM; this is encoded by the exons ATGGAACGGGCCGGTGACCGAACCGGAGATGTAAATAAAGGCGAAGCGCCGGCGGAGGACAAGGCCGCGGAGCAGACCCCGACCACCAGTACGACCGTCACCCCGCGGAGGGGGCTCAGAGAGCGGGGGGCGGGCCGCCCGAGGTCCGGTGTCTCCGCTTCATTAACGGACGTTAACGGGGCAGCGTCGAGCCCGCAGAGCTCGGGACGGGTTTTAAGAGACAGGTCGACGAGGGCAGTACCGGCCTGGCTGAAGGACACCAAGAGCGACGACGACGAGGACGAACCGAGCCCGGACACCGGTGCGACCAAGCGGAGGAAAGTTTCCAACTCGAGGCGGAAGAAAAATTTGGAATCAGCGGGTTCGGCTGAGGCTGGAGGGGGGGTCGCAGGTGACAGCCTTCAAGGCACAGA ctcagaggacCCCAAGAAACCTGAAACAGATGCACAAG CTCTTCCCTCCAGACGCCCCCCAGCCCAGGTTCGTGCCAAGCCCCCATCTGGCAGGGCTGTCCGCGGCTCTGCCAAGCCTGTGTGTAAGACCGAACCTGGAATGGAGAATCCAGCTGGTGAGCAACCTGTTGACA cagtggaaggagaattaaacattaaagagAAGTATGAAAT taaaaagaaggagaaggaaagcGAGGATGTTGCTGAGCCAGTCTTGGATGATGAAGACCCTCCTTTTCAGGATGACCCACAGGACAGCAACTACCAGCCACAGAGTCAGAG TGAcgtagaggaggaagagggccTCAGCACTGATGAAGATGTTCCTTTTAGAGATGACCTAAATGACCAGAGCTACGACCCAAAGgctgagag ggATGTCCCTAAACCAAAGCGCAGAGCTCCTCcgagacagaaggagaagaaagagaaagagaaggcacctaaaaaagagaaggaggttGCTGAGATAAAGGTAGAAGGTTCGGACAACTTGGAGAGTGTGGACGAGGAAGTGAAGCTAGAGGAAGAGACGGTGGAGGACCCAGATGGACCCAGGAA GAGAGGCCGGCGgaaaaaagatgacaaaacGCCGCGGCTGCCAAAGAGACG GAAGAAGCCTCCAGTGCAGTATGTGCGCTGTGAAATGGAAGGATGTGGGACAGTCCTGGCCCATCCTCGCTACCTACAG CACCATATAAAGTATCAGCACTTGCTCAAGAAGAAGTACGTTTGTCCTCACCCGTCTTGTGGGAGGCTTTTCCGCCtacagaagcagctgctgcGTCATGCAAAGCACCACACAG ACCAGAGGGACTACATCTGCGAGTTCTGTGCTCGTGCCTTCAAGAGCTCCCACAACCTGGCTGTGCACCGCATGATTCACACGGGAGAGAAGCCCCTACA GTGTGAAATCTGTGGCTTTACGTGTCGTCAGAAGGCGTCTCTCAACTGGCACATGAAGAAGCACGATGCTGATGCCACTTATCAGTTCTCCTGCTCCATATGTGGCAAGAAGTTTGAGAAGAAGGACTGTGTGGTGGCCCATAAGGCCAAAAGTCATCCCGAGGTGCTAATTGCTGAGGCGTTGGCAGCCAATGCTGGCGCCCTCATCACAACCCCTGCCTCCCTGCTGGAGCTGCCAGGACACCCCATGCAAGCAGACGTCACCGGCCTGGACGTGAGCCAAATAGGGCAGGACGGGCAGGTGGACCAGATGAGCCAGGAAGGGCAAATTGGCCAACAAGTGGCTCAGGTGTCCCAGATGGGTCATGTGGCCCAGCAAGTGAGTCACCAGGTGGTTTTACTGGGACAAGACCAGAGCCTCCATACCATGCAGGTGCCGGTGACGATTGCCCTGTCCCCCATCGACCCCCCTTCGCCGGCTGACAACCAGCAGCAGACTCACCTCCAGCTCCAGATGCCCGTCCAGTTTGTGCAGGCCgctcagcagccacagcagccccAAATCCAACAACTGACCCTCCATTCTAGCTCAGTGGTGACCCAGCATCAACCCCAGCTCCAGCCTCTTCACTCGtactcctcccagccgcagaaCCAGGGCCAGACACAAATCCTCCAAATGACCCTCCAGCCGGTCAGCCCGTCTCAGACCCACATTCAGCAGATCCCCATTCTAGCGACttctcagcagcttcagaccCTGCACACAGCCGCCCCGAGcccgcctctcctctccccaaCCCATCCCCAGTCCCAGGATCCGGCCTCGACCAACGGGGACAGCTTTATTCTGGACAATCCGGTGATCTCGTCTTcctctcagtcagtcagctcCCTTCAGCAGACAGAAGTTGTGGGGGAGGACAGGGTGGTCTGGGAGCAGACGGGACAAGCGGAAGCTCTGTCGGACAGCACTGAGAGACATGTGCAGCAGGCCCTCATGTAA